One segment of Sandaracinaceae bacterium DNA contains the following:
- a CDS encoding SDR family oxidoreductase encodes MKRDPFDGKVAFITGAASGLGRALASALVKRGATVLLADIEADLLERTAWTLGGEANDVHFFPLDVRKSGQWEHVAAEVYQRFDHVDFFFNNAGIAVAGLVRDTTLEDWERLFEVNVLGVVRGVDAFYPRMRDQGHGHIINTASISGLVPTSLMAAYSASKHAVVAFSETLRAEAESDGIAVSVVCPGILDTPMAHTTELRGAESEPVLSKLPAPPMAVDEAVEQMLAGVAKRRGIIVIPREANLLWRAYRSSPEAMLRVNRKTVGWLRRLTGADAK; translated from the coding sequence GTGAAGCGCGACCCGTTCGACGGAAAGGTGGCGTTCATCACGGGTGCCGCGTCGGGCCTGGGTCGCGCGCTCGCCAGCGCCCTCGTGAAGCGCGGCGCCACCGTGTTGTTGGCCGACATCGAGGCCGACCTGCTGGAGCGCACGGCGTGGACGCTGGGCGGCGAGGCCAACGACGTGCACTTCTTCCCGCTGGACGTGCGCAAGAGCGGCCAGTGGGAGCACGTGGCGGCGGAGGTCTACCAGCGCTTCGACCACGTGGACTTCTTCTTCAACAACGCCGGCATCGCGGTGGCCGGGCTGGTGCGCGACACCACGCTCGAAGACTGGGAGCGGCTGTTCGAGGTGAACGTGCTGGGCGTGGTGCGCGGCGTAGACGCCTTCTACCCGCGCATGCGTGACCAGGGACACGGGCACATCATCAACACCGCCTCCATCTCGGGGCTGGTGCCCACGTCGCTGATGGCCGCCTACAGCGCCAGCAAGCATGCCGTGGTGGCGTTCAGCGAGACGCTGCGCGCCGAGGCCGAGAGCGACGGCATCGCGGTGAGCGTGGTCTGCCCGGGCATCCTGGACACGCCCATGGCGCACACCACGGAGCTGCGCGGGGCCGAGAGCGAGCCCGTGCTGAGCAAGCTGCCCGCTCCGCCCATGGCCGTGGACGAAGCCGTGGAGCAGATGCTGGCGGGCGTGGCCAAGCGCCGCGGCATCATCGTCATCCCGCGCGAGGCGAACCTGCTGTGGCGTGCGTACCGCTCGTCCCCGGAGGCCATGCTGCGCGTCAACCGCAAGACGGTGGGCTGGCTGCGCCGCTTGACGGGCGCCGACGCGAAGTAG
- a CDS encoding translocation/assembly module TamB domain-containing protein, which produces MPRRVARGVRDMLLWLMLLMLLLLVSVLYHLNLPLGHRVAGRGLTDWVSSQINGTLVIGRIDYVGLDEIIVGDVVLSDPQGRPVIRGERISLAIDFMALREGVLRFSHAHLMGGELELIEDEEGNLSFLQAFEPTDTSPSVGEPFHAIVDDVRLEGVTVTGSWLGLEGLRVEGTNAHARMEFYETTEIRVYSLSGDVVEPFPRQGRIEHLMGVIYGDERGIQLNARASMGEELVRVALGYAPPPEDPEGASELDLLIHANPVHGETLAELGFDWASILTGRTEGYVRLSGPTDALEVRGALHTAGGPVALEGQLPSEGDVQVAIRTGGLNLGQVLAGAPDIEVRGVVRLLMPEGGPEGETTIEAELEPFTYEGLDVPTVTARATLLADGSIRIDTVNTPYGGGNVDIVGTVDAEGAMRMHLNGFIPQVANDPNIARLVPGLRSAARFDVWFERSADEVPAYDISGDVDLTSVRYSGVSAGRIGVRGRVFGALDSPSLDLRLVPSNLSVSGLPLGSGTATLVGGPHRYRSTGELRDPSGRVVAFDVEADTNEGTTHIEAPVLRVTAGSASLSGALHGMVLRPGGGIELGTTELRAEGELLRLSGHYNTRREDEVILEVEGLSVDHLAEYMDTEFDAAGRFDVRLELRGDIDRHPHLYARGQLHGGRWLTVDPIEIEHAWAEFEPGDLAAAAEVRFGDRGTFVLKVVGTPDDQQSDIFEALAESAYYVDISTRSMDLALLGDLFPDDTRPAVTGALEGHAHIAGTLDAPTVDASFNVPALGYEDWPVVNVSGDLRYDESNLMMVRTTATDAEGLLLELEGNMVLVLSSLLSEDSSPTELLSYLPWQVSMRVPPRTISILPPSLQEGLPNGAEHLRVALDVTLRGGGGWPLHGSVFSAVDWLGDMSGELCAAESNPRGTVFATLDGGRAEALVEGVLGDFRVLTMNAGADVDLLEWMTSGVEEWPEVALTGQIRGAEMSSLPSICHFVGGPLDGDFEAQLFGETPYVRLNLDAIGARARTLVRGLRSSGVVLRETDPSDIHLVLEATPERFAGTLTADWWNGGSTSIEGNVPITWEGEPELPTFADDAEVELVARFQHTPLGAPLAWLSDVAGVEGLLNGELGVRGGVLDPTWYGSLALTEGRVELRSIGQRLRDVEGTFIFDGREIELQRFRAADGNGDVTFSGQLGFSALQPAYIRGLRATADDFPVRQEGSVMAQLNGVAELNACMCTAENTCMLSSEERHCNSDTMFGEVTVERLDVSLPDDGGRSSIALAGHPDVYVSSEEHESSGEPEIPYVFHIDVDAAHRFWVRSVEQDFAAQVSAQLQVSLAGDDFKIRGDARIHRGNFAVFGKVFEVESGSMLFRNTEEVDPVVSLIAIHTLRNRPGETIGVEVSGTLTRPEVRFTTSIEGVSDQGEIIALLLTGDTRIDRALQSDSNNPQSAASEATDFLAGVAFGVATLALREQFGEIIPTIRIEMGDDGFRSPMIRAGINVDSLIPPRLRDVVRGIYIEGYFTARRADGTEDSTRQSHDNGFLIELQFPRNIVGRSDYAPPTNWSLDITWEP; this is translated from the coding sequence ATGCCGCGCCGCGTCGCACGAGGCGTCCGCGACATGCTGCTGTGGCTGATGCTGCTGATGCTGCTGCTCCTGGTGAGCGTGCTCTACCACCTGAACCTGCCGCTCGGGCACCGCGTGGCCGGGCGCGGGCTGACCGACTGGGTGTCCTCGCAGATCAACGGCACCCTGGTGATCGGGCGCATCGACTACGTGGGGCTCGACGAGATCATCGTGGGCGACGTGGTGCTGAGTGACCCGCAGGGGCGGCCCGTCATCCGCGGTGAGCGCATCTCCCTCGCCATCGACTTCATGGCCCTGCGCGAAGGAGTCCTGCGCTTCTCGCACGCGCACCTGATGGGCGGAGAGCTCGAGCTCATCGAGGACGAAGAGGGCAACCTCAGCTTCCTGCAAGCCTTCGAGCCCACCGACACCTCGCCCAGCGTGGGCGAGCCGTTCCACGCCATCGTGGACGACGTGCGCCTCGAGGGCGTCACGGTCACGGGCAGCTGGCTGGGCCTCGAGGGGCTGCGCGTCGAGGGCACCAACGCGCACGCGCGCATGGAGTTCTACGAGACCACCGAGATTCGGGTGTACTCGCTGAGCGGCGACGTGGTCGAGCCCTTCCCGCGGCAGGGGCGCATCGAGCACCTGATGGGCGTCATCTACGGCGACGAGCGCGGCATTCAGCTGAACGCGCGCGCGAGCATGGGCGAAGAGCTGGTGCGTGTGGCGCTGGGTTATGCCCCCCCGCCCGAAGACCCGGAGGGCGCCTCCGAGCTCGACTTGTTGATCCACGCGAACCCCGTGCACGGCGAGACGCTGGCCGAGCTGGGCTTCGACTGGGCGTCGATCCTGACGGGGCGCACCGAGGGCTACGTGCGGCTGAGTGGGCCCACCGACGCGCTCGAGGTGCGGGGGGCGCTGCACACGGCCGGGGGCCCGGTCGCCCTCGAAGGCCAGCTCCCGAGCGAAGGCGACGTGCAGGTGGCCATCCGCACGGGAGGGCTGAACCTGGGGCAGGTGCTGGCAGGCGCGCCGGACATCGAGGTGCGCGGCGTGGTGCGGCTGCTCATGCCGGAGGGCGGGCCCGAGGGCGAGACCACCATCGAGGCCGAGCTCGAGCCCTTCACCTACGAGGGGCTGGATGTCCCCACCGTGACAGCGCGCGCCACCCTGCTGGCCGACGGCAGCATCCGAATCGACACCGTCAACACGCCGTACGGGGGCGGCAACGTGGACATCGTCGGCACCGTGGACGCCGAGGGCGCCATGCGCATGCACCTGAACGGCTTCATCCCGCAGGTGGCCAACGACCCGAACATCGCGCGGCTGGTCCCCGGCCTGCGCTCTGCCGCGCGCTTCGACGTGTGGTTCGAGCGCAGCGCCGACGAAGTGCCCGCCTACGACATCTCCGGCGACGTGGACCTCACGTCGGTGCGCTATAGCGGTGTCAGCGCGGGGCGCATCGGGGTGCGCGGGCGGGTCTTCGGCGCCCTCGATTCGCCTTCGCTGGACCTGCGTCTCGTGCCTTCGAACCTGAGCGTGTCGGGCCTGCCGCTGGGCAGCGGCACCGCCACGCTGGTGGGCGGCCCCCACCGGTACCGCAGCACCGGCGAGCTGCGCGACCCGAGCGGGCGCGTGGTGGCCTTCGACGTGGAGGCGGACACCAACGAAGGGACCACGCACATCGAGGCGCCCGTGCTGCGCGTGACCGCTGGCAGCGCGAGCTTGAGCGGAGCTCTCCACGGCATGGTGCTGCGCCCCGGCGGTGGCATCGAGCTGGGCACCACGGAGCTGCGCGCGGAGGGCGAGCTGCTCCGCCTGAGCGGTCACTACAACACCCGCCGCGAAGACGAGGTCATCCTCGAGGTCGAGGGGCTGAGCGTGGACCACCTCGCCGAGTACATGGACACGGAGTTCGACGCGGCGGGGCGCTTCGACGTGCGCCTCGAGCTGCGCGGGGACATCGACCGGCACCCGCACCTCTACGCGCGCGGGCAGCTGCACGGCGGCCGCTGGCTGACGGTGGACCCCATCGAGATCGAGCACGCCTGGGCCGAGTTCGAGCCGGGCGACCTCGCCGCTGCAGCCGAGGTGCGCTTCGGGGACCGCGGCACCTTCGTGCTCAAGGTGGTGGGCACGCCCGACGACCAGCAGTCCGACATCTTCGAGGCGCTGGCCGAGAGCGCCTACTACGTGGACATCAGCACGCGCTCCATGGACCTGGCGCTGCTGGGCGACCTCTTCCCCGACGACACGCGCCCCGCGGTCACGGGCGCGCTCGAGGGTCACGCGCACATCGCAGGCACGCTGGACGCGCCCACGGTGGACGCGTCGTTCAACGTGCCGGCGCTGGGCTACGAAGACTGGCCCGTGGTCAACGTGAGCGGCGACCTGCGCTACGACGAGTCCAACCTGATGATGGTGCGCACCACCGCCACCGACGCCGAGGGCCTCCTGCTGGAGCTCGAGGGCAACATGGTGTTGGTGCTGAGCAGCCTCTTGAGCGAGGACAGCAGCCCGACCGAGCTACTGTCGTACCTGCCGTGGCAGGTATCCATGCGCGTGCCGCCACGCACCATCAGCATCTTGCCGCCCTCGCTCCAAGAGGGCCTACCCAATGGCGCAGAGCACCTGCGCGTGGCGCTCGACGTCACCCTCCGCGGCGGCGGCGGCTGGCCGCTGCACGGCAGCGTGTTCAGCGCCGTCGACTGGCTGGGCGACATGAGCGGTGAGCTGTGCGCGGCCGAGAGCAACCCGCGCGGAACCGTCTTCGCCACGCTGGACGGGGGCCGCGCCGAGGCGCTGGTGGAAGGCGTGCTGGGTGACTTCCGCGTGCTGACCATGAACGCGGGCGCCGACGTGGACCTGCTGGAGTGGATGACCAGCGGCGTGGAAGAGTGGCCGGAGGTCGCGCTCACGGGGCAGATTCGAGGCGCCGAGATGTCCTCGCTGCCCAGCATCTGTCACTTCGTGGGGGGCCCCCTCGACGGCGACTTCGAGGCGCAGCTGTTCGGCGAGACGCCGTACGTGAGGCTCAACTTGGACGCCATCGGCGCCCGAGCCCGCACGCTGGTGCGTGGCCTGCGCAGCAGCGGCGTGGTGCTGCGCGAGACCGACCCGTCGGACATCCATCTGGTGCTGGAGGCCACCCCGGAGCGCTTCGCGGGCACCCTCACCGCCGACTGGTGGAACGGCGGCTCCACCAGCATCGAGGGCAACGTGCCCATCACGTGGGAGGGTGAGCCCGAGCTGCCCACCTTCGCCGACGACGCCGAGGTGGAGCTGGTGGCGCGCTTCCAGCACACCCCGCTCGGAGCTCCGCTGGCGTGGCTCAGCGACGTGGCCGGTGTGGAAGGCCTGCTCAACGGCGAGCTGGGCGTGCGCGGCGGGGTGCTCGACCCCACCTGGTACGGGTCGCTGGCGCTCACGGAGGGGCGGGTGGAGCTGCGCTCCATCGGCCAGCGCCTGCGCGACGTGGAGGGCACGTTCATCTTCGACGGCCGCGAGATCGAGCTGCAGCGCTTCCGCGCAGCCGACGGCAACGGCGACGTCACGTTCAGCGGGCAGCTGGGCTTCTCCGCGCTCCAGCCCGCATACATTCGAGGGCTGCGGGCCACCGCCGACGACTTCCCGGTGCGCCAAGAGGGCTCGGTCATGGCGCAGCTCAACGGCGTGGCCGAGCTGAACGCGTGCATGTGCACGGCCGAGAACACCTGCATGCTCTCGAGCGAAGAGCGCCACTGCAACTCGGACACCATGTTCGGTGAGGTCACGGTCGAGCGCCTCGATGTCTCGCTGCCCGACGACGGGGGGCGCTCCTCCATCGCCCTCGCAGGTCACCCGGACGTCTACGTCTCGAGCGAAGAGCACGAGAGCAGCGGCGAACCCGAGATCCCCTACGTGTTCCACATCGACGTGGACGCGGCGCACCGCTTCTGGGTGCGCAGCGTGGAGCAGGACTTCGCCGCCCAGGTCTCGGCGCAGCTTCAGGTCTCGCTGGCCGGTGACGACTTCAAGATCCGCGGTGACGCGCGCATCCACCGCGGCAACTTCGCCGTGTTCGGCAAGGTCTTCGAGGTGGAGAGCGGCTCCATGCTCTTCCGCAACACGGAGGAAGTGGACCCGGTGGTCTCGCTGATCGCCATCCACACGCTGCGCAACCGCCCGGGCGAGACCATCGGCGTGGAGGTCAGCGGCACCCTGACGCGGCCCGAGGTGCGCTTCACCACCAGCATCGAGGGCGTGAGCGATCAGGGCGAGATCATCGCGCTGCTGCTCACGGGTGACACGCGCATCGACCGCGCGCTCCAGTCCGACAGCAACAACCCACAGAGCGCTGCGAGCGAGGCCACCGACTTCCTCGCCGGCGTCGCGTTCGGCGTGGCCACGCTGGCCCTGCGCGAGCAGTTCGGCGAGATCATCCCCACCATCCGCATCGAGATGGGCGACGACGGCTTCCGCAGCCCCATGATCCGCGCAGGCATCAACGTGGACTCGCTCATCCCGCCACGCCTGCGAGACGTGGTGCGGGGTATCTACATCGAGGGCTACTTCACCGCCCGCCGCGCCGACGGCACCGAGGACTCCACCCGTCAGTCGCACGACAACGGGTTCCTCATCGAGCTCCAGTTTCCCCGCAACATCGTGGGAAGAAGCGACTACGCTCCGCCCACCAACTGGAGCTTGGACATCACCTGGGAGCCGTGA
- a CDS encoding nucleotide pyrophosphohydrolase, producing MDRLDELLRDVRDFVRERDWERYHDPKNLTMALVSEAGELASELRWVEGQEADAFCRAEGSRQRVLDELADVTLCVLMLADRIEADLPAAVHDKLRRIRLKYPPGS from the coding sequence ATGGATCGACTGGACGAGCTGCTTCGAGACGTGCGGGACTTCGTGCGCGAGCGGGACTGGGAGCGCTACCACGACCCCAAGAACCTCACCATGGCGCTGGTGTCCGAGGCCGGTGAGCTGGCGTCCGAGCTGCGCTGGGTGGAGGGCCAGGAGGCCGACGCGTTCTGCCGGGCCGAGGGCTCCCGCCAGCGCGTCCTGGACGAGCTGGCCGACGTCACGCTCTGCGTCCTGATGCTGGCCGACCGCATCGAGGCGGACCTGCCCGCGGCGGTCCACGACAAGCTGCGCCGCATCCGCTTGAAGTACCCCCCGGGGAGCTGA
- a CDS encoding HEAT repeat domain-containing protein, whose amino-acid sequence MHAPHPRPTRHASLGAAPKAWRVLLVVLALSSLGFEWQGRVDQLAQELRVAEPGRRRDIVRLLSGYPSPRAHEAIEAALTDPDVTVRTEAAEACGRLRLVNAIPELSEWLLDPLGETRAAAARALGAMNDSASLPALVRTLGDTTVEVRIAAIEALASLGGPEVVTPLLGRLDDEDVTVRIAAASALGGLGDERAVVPLIGRARDDSAEVRIAVFHALGTLEDVRALSVLALGTRDSVEDARLTAVLALGQLRSPRAIDPLRALLEQPDVRLRAAALDALAPIPDPRASEVILDALGGLPGAQTIAMEALVQRALAGLDDTLVSSLANRLGTASHQHATAIARILAEIALTQPDERAVPALLEALRTGRGGAAPLLLALGRLGGDVALVPILEHIGSTDEGTQVAALDGLEALFQRWGTDGRAADPLLDALPRARGDSRIRIVGLLGRLAERRALPALRPLLTHSDAALRRAVLRALGALGDPGSADALFPMLEDRDAETRFEAAVALGQVMDQSGLERVLTSLMGDAPADRHALLTALTDALRRLAGDLTTSVRDDIARQMTLLVEGRDRALGSRAMHALAAVGGEVATTALQQLATRGHGALRHQALAAVGELGDPASLTVLRDSLRSGETEVAAAAVSAMGRAATLRALTDDDVRLLLSATERPFPVPMAATFALAQLARAGRFGTGPAASEAAAAPTSLGTEARETLCALLSRREPHVRANVLTALAALGHERCGGRLLPAEWMASPHQLPVRVAAARFLESAARGGGPDAAAWDAARVACVERELSDELSSLCRLPSASTVSAPSDRGLRTFAYAGDERTLLVHRWVVLRFRDGSAFAAFTDLNGFLTLDAPPTPDARLELPDSMPLDR is encoded by the coding sequence GTGCACGCCCCCCACCCGCGACCCACCCGTCACGCTTCGCTGGGGGCAGCCCCGAAGGCGTGGCGCGTGCTGCTGGTGGTGCTCGCGCTCTCCTCGCTGGGCTTCGAGTGGCAGGGCCGCGTGGACCAGCTGGCCCAAGAGCTGCGCGTGGCCGAGCCCGGCCGGCGCCGTGACATCGTGCGGCTGCTGTCGGGCTACCCTTCGCCGCGCGCGCACGAGGCCATCGAGGCTGCGCTCACCGACCCGGACGTGACGGTGCGCACCGAGGCCGCCGAGGCGTGTGGGCGGCTGCGCCTGGTGAACGCCATCCCGGAGCTGAGCGAGTGGCTGCTGGACCCGCTCGGCGAGACCCGCGCCGCGGCGGCCCGCGCGCTCGGGGCCATGAACGACTCGGCCTCTCTGCCGGCGCTCGTTCGCACGCTCGGGGACACCACGGTCGAAGTCCGCATCGCCGCCATCGAGGCGCTGGCCAGCCTGGGGGGGCCCGAGGTGGTGACGCCCCTGCTCGGGCGCCTGGACGACGAAGACGTGACCGTGCGCATCGCCGCAGCTTCCGCGCTCGGGGGCTTGGGCGACGAGCGCGCCGTGGTGCCGCTCATCGGGCGCGCGCGCGATGACTCCGCCGAGGTGCGCATCGCCGTGTTCCACGCGCTGGGCACGCTAGAGGACGTCCGCGCGCTCTCGGTGCTGGCGCTCGGCACACGTGACTCGGTGGAGGACGCACGCCTCACCGCGGTGCTCGCCCTCGGTCAGCTGCGCTCGCCGCGCGCCATCGATCCTTTGCGCGCGCTGCTGGAGCAGCCCGACGTGCGCTTGCGAGCGGCTGCCCTGGACGCGCTCGCCCCCATCCCGGACCCACGCGCTTCCGAGGTCATCCTCGACGCGCTCGGGGGCCTGCCCGGCGCCCAGACCATCGCGATGGAGGCGCTGGTGCAGCGCGCGCTCGCGGGGCTCGACGACACGCTGGTGTCGTCGTTGGCCAACCGCCTGGGCACCGCCAGCCACCAGCACGCCACGGCCATCGCGCGCATCCTCGCCGAGATTGCCCTCACGCAGCCCGACGAGCGCGCGGTGCCAGCGCTGCTGGAGGCGCTGCGCACGGGGCGGGGCGGGGCCGCGCCGCTCTTGCTGGCGCTCGGGCGATTGGGAGGCGACGTCGCGCTGGTGCCCATCCTCGAGCACATCGGCAGCACCGACGAAGGCACGCAGGTCGCCGCGCTGGACGGCCTGGAGGCGCTGTTCCAGCGCTGGGGCACCGATGGCCGCGCGGCAGACCCGCTGCTGGACGCGCTGCCGCGAGCGCGCGGGGACTCGCGCATCCGCATCGTGGGCCTTCTGGGGCGCCTCGCAGAGCGGCGTGCGCTGCCTGCCCTGCGGCCGCTGCTCACCCACTCCGATGCCGCGCTGCGGCGCGCCGTGCTGCGCGCGCTGGGCGCGCTGGGCGACCCAGGCAGTGCCGACGCGCTCTTTCCCATGCTGGAGGATCGCGACGCCGAGACGCGCTTCGAGGCTGCCGTGGCGCTTGGGCAGGTCATGGACCAGAGCGGGCTCGAGCGGGTGCTCACCAGCCTGATGGGCGACGCCCCGGCAGACCGGCATGCGCTGCTGACCGCGCTGACCGACGCGCTCCGCCGCCTTGCTGGAGACCTGACCACGTCCGTCCGCGACGACATCGCTCGTCAGATGACGTTGCTCGTGGAGGGCCGTGACCGGGCGCTGGGCTCGCGCGCCATGCACGCCCTCGCCGCGGTGGGCGGTGAAGTCGCGACGACCGCGCTGCAGCAGCTCGCCACCCGCGGGCACGGCGCGCTCCGTCACCAAGCGCTGGCTGCGGTCGGCGAGCTGGGCGACCCGGCCTCGCTCACGGTGCTGCGCGACAGCCTCCGCAGCGGCGAGACGGAAGTCGCCGCGGCGGCCGTCTCGGCCATGGGTCGCGCCGCCACGCTCCGTGCGCTCACCGACGACGACGTACGGCTGCTGCTCTCGGCCACGGAGCGGCCTTTTCCGGTGCCCATGGCCGCCACCTTTGCGCTCGCGCAGCTGGCGCGTGCGGGTCGGTTCGGCACGGGCCCCGCGGCGAGCGAAGCTGCCGCAGCGCCCACGTCACTCGGCACCGAGGCCCGTGAGACGCTGTGCGCGCTGCTGTCCCGCCGCGAGCCCCACGTGCGGGCGAACGTGCTGACGGCACTCGCCGCGCTGGGCCACGAGCGCTGCGGCGGGCGTCTGTTGCCGGCCGAGTGGATGGCGTCGCCCCACCAGCTACCCGTGCGCGTGGCGGCCGCCCGTTTCTTGGAGAGCGCTGCGCGTGGAGGTGGCCCCGACGCCGCAGCGTGGGACGCGGCCCGCGTGGCCTGCGTGGAGCGCGAGCTGTCGGACGAGCTCTCCAGCCTCTGCCGCCTGCCCAGCGCCAGCACGGTCAGCGCGCCGTCCGACCGCGGCCTCCGCACGTTCGCCTATGCCGGCGACGAGCGCACGTTGCTGGTCCACCGCTGGGTGGTGCTGCGCTTCCGTGACGGGAGCGCCTTCGCGGCGTTCACGGACCTGAACGGCTTCCTCACGCTCGACGCCCCGCCCACCCCCGACGCCCGGCTGGAGCTGCCCGACTCGATGCCGCTCGACCGGTGA
- a CDS encoding BamA/TamA family outer membrane protein has product MFERDLRRIERWYRARGYYDAEVVDVEITPESAAESDRVEGDGDEAPCDRHDDDEGCGMAVTVHIHEGEPVLTRSVVLMVSDEQRVNGTARMSDTVDGGGNPDAEQGFEPIESAAIPLSVRRALQRSLQLELDAPFDEALYERSKRALVDALSHEGYACGHVEGRVDVARDERRADVKLWVRLGPDCIVSSVTVEGEDVPVATIRGAADIRKGRPYIAQDMRTAQRAVYGLGAFAEVDVIGTPRRSEDGLCTGEVDVVIRVRRGRNFRYGVGVGVETGQVVDEQNTTGSTPQWDAHVLAFIEHRDFLGGLRRLRLEDRPRLIFQGQQGEQQSVLEPRFGNVLRLEFRQPAFIESRTTLTMNSHWDLGPDPNQGFFRHDVDAALRVSRPFFGGKLILSGGLHWNLQRTTDQVRSSDYTVLFFEQYAQIDLRDDSRSPRRGFFLSLGFHQAPSFLQSSWTYYRFTPETRVYLPLPLNMVLAARIGLGVMLIRDADQDLDQVSALLGPQRYRLRGGGPSSHRGFAPGYLGDQQTVGVQPVCERSNPPPGTDCSEANSGGLRRWEASLELRAPITPDFGLVLFADMGDVNRANTFRFNHIHLAVGFGLRYQTLVGPIRLDIGVLSKRAQVIGNEVNLAPVNYINLGFVRFPGAIHLTIGEAF; this is encoded by the coding sequence GTGTTCGAGCGCGACCTGCGCCGCATCGAGCGCTGGTACCGCGCGCGCGGCTACTACGACGCCGAGGTCGTGGACGTGGAGATCACCCCCGAGTCGGCCGCCGAGTCCGACCGGGTGGAGGGCGACGGCGACGAGGCCCCGTGTGACCGCCACGACGACGACGAGGGCTGCGGCATGGCCGTCACCGTGCACATCCACGAGGGCGAGCCGGTGCTCACGCGCTCGGTGGTGCTGATGGTCAGCGACGAGCAGCGCGTGAACGGCACCGCCCGCATGAGCGACACCGTCGATGGCGGCGGCAACCCCGACGCGGAGCAGGGCTTCGAGCCCATCGAGTCGGCCGCCATCCCCTTGTCGGTCCGGCGCGCGCTCCAGCGGTCGCTGCAGCTGGAGCTGGACGCGCCCTTCGACGAGGCCCTGTACGAGCGGAGCAAGCGCGCGCTGGTGGATGCGCTCTCGCACGAGGGCTACGCCTGCGGTCACGTGGAGGGGCGCGTGGACGTGGCCCGCGACGAGCGCCGCGCCGACGTGAAGCTGTGGGTGCGCCTGGGCCCCGACTGCATCGTGTCGAGCGTGACCGTGGAGGGGGAGGACGTGCCCGTGGCCACCATCCGCGGCGCCGCCGACATTCGCAAGGGCCGCCCCTACATCGCGCAGGACATGCGCACGGCTCAGCGGGCCGTCTACGGTCTCGGGGCATTCGCCGAGGTGGACGTCATCGGCACACCGAGACGCAGCGAAGACGGCCTCTGCACGGGCGAGGTAGACGTGGTCATCCGCGTTCGTCGGGGCCGCAACTTCCGCTATGGCGTGGGTGTCGGTGTGGAGACGGGCCAGGTCGTCGACGAGCAGAACACCACCGGCAGCACGCCGCAGTGGGACGCCCACGTGCTCGCGTTCATCGAGCACCGCGACTTCCTCGGCGGCCTGCGGCGCCTGCGCCTCGAAGACCGTCCACGCTTGATCTTCCAGGGGCAGCAGGGGGAGCAGCAGTCGGTGCTCGAGCCGCGCTTCGGTAACGTGCTGCGCCTCGAGTTCCGCCAGCCCGCGTTCATCGAGTCACGCACCACATTGACCATGAACAGCCACTGGGACCTGGGCCCCGACCCCAACCAGGGCTTCTTTCGCCACGACGTGGACGCCGCCCTGCGTGTCAGCCGCCCCTTCTTCGGCGGAAAGCTGATCCTGAGCGGCGGCCTGCACTGGAACCTGCAGCGCACCACGGACCAGGTGCGCAGCTCCGACTACACCGTGCTGTTCTTCGAGCAGTACGCGCAGATCGACCTGCGCGACGACTCGCGCTCTCCGCGCCGCGGCTTCTTCCTTTCGCTGGGCTTCCACCAAGCGCCCAGCTTTTTGCAGTCTTCTTGGACGTACTACCGCTTCACGCCCGAGACACGCGTCTATCTTCCGCTGCCGTTGAACATGGTGCTGGCCGCGCGCATCGGACTGGGTGTCATGCTCATCCGTGACGCCGACCAGGATCTCGACCAAGTCTCCGCGCTGCTGGGCCCGCAGCGCTATCGCTTGCGCGGCGGTGGCCCCAGCTCCCACCGTGGCTTCGCGCCCGGCTACCTCGGTGACCAGCAGACCGTGGGCGTGCAGCCGGTGTGCGAGCGCAGCAACCCACCGCCGGGCACGGACTGCTCGGAAGCCAACTCGGGCGGTCTGCGCCGTTGGGAGGCCAGCCTGGAGCTGCGCGCGCCCATCACGCCGGACTTCGGCCTGGTGCTCTTCGCGGACATGGGTGACGTCAACCGCGCCAACACGTTCCGCTTCAATCACATCCATCTCGCCGTGGGCTTCGGGCTCCGCTACCAGACCCTGGTCGGCCCCATCCGCCTCGACATCGGCGTGCTGTCGAAGCGCGCGCAGGTCATCGGCAACGAGGTCAACCTCGCGCCCGTCAACTACATCAACCTCGGCTTCGTGCGCTTCCCGGGGGCCATCCACCTCACCATCGGAGAGGCCTTCTGA